The Mucilaginibacter yixingensis genome window below encodes:
- a CDS encoding RDD family protein, giving the protein MQAKPSFKYFIIVFSLIVGVWSVYNDLIWTTHDFKIGDLKQLFSPLNLQLSFGSKAVGRVNGLNQVNGIFDFLLILGAIGFAINGERQIRLLRFVYSLIFGCNVVSILRLVLFFVLFRPMMGNKAPVITTDRMIGDAEFLAMECAWLVVSFLILRYFNRTRDVAVELHEQEDGEQVGIYIEASKGTRFMHNLIDNLTIILIFSDLQKTFEGLVSHGASAANSNEDVGTVLLTQVFFLVCAWIYFAIYEAIFGITPAKTLTGTRVVDDESRTPQFKTIAIRSLSRLVPFDSISFFMDRGWHDKWSDTYVVMEEIVETDEQISTPQA; this is encoded by the coding sequence ATGCAGGCTAAACCCTCCTTCAAGTATTTTATCATTGTTTTTAGTTTAATAGTAGGCGTTTGGAGTGTTTACAATGACCTGATCTGGACAACACACGACTTTAAAATCGGCGATCTGAAACAGCTATTTAGTCCGTTAAACCTGCAATTATCATTTGGATCCAAGGCCGTTGGTCGCGTTAACGGACTAAATCAGGTTAACGGTATTTTTGATTTCCTGCTGATATTAGGTGCCATCGGCTTCGCTATTAACGGCGAGCGGCAGATCAGGCTACTTCGGTTTGTTTACTCCCTAATTTTTGGGTGCAATGTGGTATCTATACTGCGCCTGGTGTTGTTTTTTGTATTGTTCAGACCGATGATGGGCAACAAAGCACCGGTAATAACCACCGACCGTATGATTGGCGACGCAGAGTTTCTGGCGATGGAATGTGCATGGCTGGTAGTATCGTTCCTCATACTCAGATATTTTAACCGCACACGTGATGTGGCCGTAGAATTGCATGAGCAAGAGGACGGTGAACAGGTAGGCATTTATATAGAAGCATCCAAAGGCACGCGCTTTATGCATAACCTGATAGATAACCTTACCATCATCTTAATTTTTTCAGACCTGCAAAAGACTTTTGAGGGCCTGGTATCTCACGGCGCAAGCGCAGCCAATTCAAATGAGGACGTAGGCACCGTATTGCTCACGCAAGTTTTCTTTTTGGTTTGCGCCTGGATCTACTTTGCAATATACGAGGCTATTTTTGGCATCACCCCTGCTAAAACCCTTACCGGCACACGTGTAGTTGATGATGAAAGCCGCACTCCCCAATTTAAAACCATTGCCATAAGAAGTTTAAGCAGGCTGGTTCCGTTTGATAGTATCTCGTTTTTTATGGATCGTGGCTGGCACGATAAGTGGTCTGATACCTACGTGGTAATGGAAGAAATAGTGGAGACCGACGAGCAGATTTCCACACCGCAAGCTTAG
- a CDS encoding sodium:solute symporter — MSIADWIVLTVTLLGIVLYGVWKSGSNKNIDQFLVGGRSLPWYHIGLSVMATQASAITFLSAPGQAYSDGMRFVQFYFGLPLAMIVLCITFVPIFHRLKVYTAYEYLEQRFDLKTRTLTSLLFLIQRGLSTGITIYAPSIILATILNINVTYTTIFIGLLVIFYTVYGGTKAVSYTQLLQMSIIFCGMFLAGIVVVKILPERVGFVQALKVAGKAGRMNVIDWHFDWNNRYTVWSGLIGGFFLQLSYFGTDQSQVGRYLAGASVAQSRLGLIMNGLIKIPMQFLILLIGILVFAFYQFNKPPMFFNRYEAEQIKKSTYAPAYNHLEKQYDSLFVLKQQQTGKLIDSKDQTQTDAVTQNLHQLTSKSDSIRSAGLKLMTLNNPNANTDDTNYIFLSFVKRYLPTGLVGLLIAIVFLASMGSTASALNSLASTTVVDIYKRMINTQGSDESYVTASRLSTVFWGLVCIGMALFAGKMGNLLEAVNLLGSYIYGTILGVFLVAFYFKRISGTPVFIAALITEAVVCALGFTKTVAYLWLNPIGCFLVIGIAWVINLAIRKKAISA, encoded by the coding sequence ATGAGCATTGCCGACTGGATAGTTTTAACCGTTACCCTGCTGGGGATTGTACTATACGGCGTCTGGAAGAGTGGCAGTAATAAAAATATAGATCAGTTTCTGGTAGGCGGGCGCTCGTTGCCCTGGTATCATATCGGCCTATCGGTAATGGCTACGCAAGCCAGCGCTATTACGTTCCTCTCGGCCCCCGGCCAGGCTTACAGCGATGGAATGCGCTTTGTGCAGTTCTATTTCGGCCTGCCATTGGCCATGATTGTGCTGTGCATCACCTTCGTCCCCATCTTCCACCGGCTCAAAGTTTACACCGCTTACGAGTATCTGGAACAACGCTTCGATCTGAAAACAAGAACGTTAACGTCACTCCTGTTTTTGATTCAGCGCGGATTATCTACGGGGATCACCATTTATGCGCCGTCCATCATCCTGGCTACCATCCTCAACATCAACGTTACCTATACCACTATTTTCATTGGTCTGCTGGTGATATTTTACACCGTTTACGGCGGCACTAAAGCCGTGAGCTATACCCAGCTGCTGCAAATGAGTATTATATTTTGCGGTATGTTTCTGGCCGGTATAGTGGTGGTAAAAATACTGCCCGAGCGTGTAGGCTTTGTACAAGCGCTCAAAGTAGCCGGCAAAGCGGGCCGCATGAACGTGATTGACTGGCATTTTGACTGGAACAACCGTTACACGGTGTGGAGCGGCCTTATTGGTGGGTTCTTTCTGCAACTCTCCTACTTTGGTACAGACCAAAGCCAGGTGGGCCGTTACCTGGCCGGTGCCTCGGTAGCGCAGAGCCGTTTAGGGCTGATTATGAATGGCCTGATCAAGATCCCCATGCAGTTCCTCATCCTGCTCATCGGCATATTGGTGTTCGCTTTTTACCAGTTTAACAAGCCGCCTATGTTTTTTAATCGCTACGAGGCCGAGCAGATCAAAAAGAGCACCTATGCACCAGCTTATAATCATCTGGAAAAGCAGTATGATAGTTTGTTTGTACTCAAACAGCAGCAGACGGGTAAACTTATTGACTCAAAAGATCAAACCCAAACCGACGCAGTTACCCAAAACCTGCATCAATTAACTTCTAAGAGCGACAGCATCCGCAGCGCGGGTTTAAAGCTGATGACGCTGAATAACCCCAACGCCAATACAGACGATACCAATTACATCTTCCTTAGCTTTGTAAAACGCTATCTGCCAACCGGTTTAGTGGGTTTGCTCATTGCCATAGTGTTTTTGGCGTCAATGGGCTCTACTGCCAGTGCGCTCAACTCGCTGGCATCTACCACGGTAGTTGATATTTATAAAAGGATGATTAACACCCAGGGCAGTGATGAAAGTTATGTTACTGCCTCGCGCCTTTCCACCGTTTTCTGGGGACTGGTTTGCATAGGCATGGCCCTGTTTGCCGGGAAAATGGGCAACCTGCTGGAAGCGGTAAACTTGTTAGGCTCTTACATCTACGGCACCATCCTTGGCGTGTTCCTGGTGGCATTTTATTTTAAACGCATCAGCGGTACACCGGTGTTTATTGCAGCGCTGATTACCGAGGCCGTGGTTTGTGCCTTAGGATTTACCAAAACAGTGGCTTATTTGTGGTTAAATCCTATCGGGTGCTTTTTGGTAATTGGGATTGCGTGGGTGATTAATTTGGCGATTCGTAAGAAGGCTATTTCGGCTTAA
- the sucD gene encoding succinate--CoA ligase subunit alpha: protein MSVLVNKDSKVIVQGFTGTEGTFHASQMIEYGTQVVGGVTPGKGGQKHLDKPVFNTVADAVAETGANVSIIFVPPAFAADAIMEAAEAGIKVIICITEGIPTKDMIQVKEYLKGRDSRLIGPNCPGVITADEAKIGIMPGFIFKKGNVGVVSKSGTLTYEAVDQVVKAGLGITTAIGIGGDPIIGTPTKEAVELLMNDPETHGIIMIGEIGGGMEAEAARWIKENGTKPVVGFIAGQTAPAGRRMGHAGAIVGGADDTAAAKMKIMAECGIRVVESPAEIGAAMAEELAKLAKLV from the coding sequence ATGAGCGTCCTTGTAAACAAAGATTCAAAAGTTATTGTGCAGGGTTTCACCGGCACCGAAGGTACTTTCCATGCTTCGCAGATGATCGAGTACGGAACCCAGGTTGTAGGTGGTGTAACCCCAGGTAAAGGTGGCCAAAAGCATCTGGACAAACCTGTTTTTAATACGGTAGCCGACGCGGTTGCAGAAACTGGCGCCAATGTATCTATCATTTTTGTTCCTCCTGCTTTTGCTGCCGACGCTATTATGGAAGCTGCTGAGGCTGGTATCAAAGTGATTATCTGTATCACCGAAGGTATCCCAACCAAAGATATGATCCAGGTAAAAGAATACCTGAAAGGTCGTGACAGCCGTTTGATCGGCCCTAACTGCCCGGGTGTAATCACTGCTGATGAGGCTAAAATTGGTATTATGCCAGGCTTCATCTTCAAAAAAGGTAACGTAGGTGTAGTATCAAAATCTGGTACTTTAACTTATGAAGCTGTTGATCAGGTTGTTAAAGCTGGTTTGGGTATCACTACTGCTATCGGCATTGGTGGCGACCCAATCATTGGTACTCCAACCAAAGAAGCTGTTGAGTTGTTAATGAACGACCCTGAAACTCACGGTATCATCATGATCGGTGAGATTGGTGGTGGCATGGAAGCCGAAGCTGCTCGTTGGATCAAAGAAAACGGTACTAAACCAGTTGTAGGTTTCATCGCCGGTCAAACTGCTCCTGCAGGTCGCCGTATGGGCCACGCCGGTGCCATCGTAGGTGGTGCTGACGATACTGCTGCTGCCAAAATGAAAATTATGGCTGAGTGCGGTATCCGCGTAGTAGAGTCGCCAGCTGAAATTGGCGCTGCTATGGCTGAGGAACTGGCTAAACTAGCTAAATTAGTATAA
- a CDS encoding DUF4175 family protein — protein MDANNNYELLIEKINLFIRKYYFNNLLRGLIFLGAGLFSAYVVITLSEYFGNFSSTLRTLLFYAFILINLTLLIWLVVPSLLAWLRLGKTISHDEAAQIIGKHFSDVSDKLLNTLQLKKLAGEDERHRLLIEASINQKIEVLKPVSFPSAINLKENNKYLKWVIFPAAVICVIALAAPSVLTESTKRLIRHNEYFAPLAPFQFVVLNKSLSAVQGEDVKLDLKLTGNNLPADVYIETANNTFKLDKENLSRFHYIFNNVQQSTSFRLSANGFYSQPYQIKVNLKPSLLHFDVQLSYPAYLHKKNETVLNAGDLNIPAGTTVKWQLHTQNANRVIFKLNDATTPIENGKDGLFEHTERISANAVYSLKPENGNITRGDSAGYRINVITDEAPSITADERADSVSTKAIYFNGRAQDDHGFSSLTFHYTVNAAGVTGEKNYSKPVKADLSQTQADFFYFWDLKDLQVKPGDQVHYYFEVADNDAVNGPKKARTAEHSLIVPTQKELNEQLNAGSKGVMDKMASAIKMATQLERETQKLNQLLLNKNNLSFDEKKQIQDLLQKKKDLNDLVKQIQDENRKNNYNRQENQQQDQSLTDKQKQMEQLLNNVLDPQTQQLLEQLQKLLEAERKDSTRDALNQMQSDNKNLRKELDRMQALYKRLQFEQQLNQTANQLEKLANDQNKLADKTQQPKDQKNQNQQQQAGDKNQQQQNGQQQNGDKDQQPSNQQQPNQQQLQQEQQKLSEDFKQVEQQMDDLKKQNDQLEQKQDMPNNERDKQEVEQNMENSKQNLQKNDRQNASKSQRQAAQRMQKMAQQMRQSSEDSESEQNSVDAQQLRELLKSLVNSSFEQEKLMQTLKGTNINDPNYVTLAQKQKDIKDNLKTAEDTLYSLSRRIQQIQSTVNTEISSINDHIDKALENLGDRRTAEANRNQQFSMTSMNNLALMLAEALDHLQDQMSKSKSGKGKSKPNMQQLSRMQQQLNNNMQRMRQQMQQQGNNMSRSEHQSQSEQLARMARAQQQIRQELERINQEENKDGRSGMGDLQKIAKQMEQTENDLVNRKITEESIKRQQQIQSRLLEAEKAEQEREQDQKRQSNAGKDMPPGYIKALQNYQQTRSKQTEQIKTVPAALNLYYKQKIKSYFDQLNAK, from the coding sequence ATGGACGCTAACAATAACTATGAATTGCTTATTGAAAAGATCAACCTGTTCATCCGCAAGTATTACTTTAATAACCTGCTGCGTGGACTGATCTTTCTGGGCGCTGGGCTGTTTTCGGCCTACGTGGTTATTACTTTGAGCGAGTATTTCGGTAACTTCAGCAGTACCCTGCGCACATTGTTGTTCTATGCGTTTATCCTCATCAACCTTACCTTGCTTATTTGGCTGGTAGTTCCCTCATTGCTGGCCTGGCTCAGGTTGGGTAAAACCATCTCGCATGATGAAGCCGCACAGATCATCGGCAAACATTTTAGTGATGTAAGCGATAAACTGCTCAACACCCTTCAACTCAAAAAACTGGCCGGCGAGGATGAGCGACACCGACTACTCATAGAAGCCAGCATCAATCAAAAGATAGAGGTTTTGAAACCCGTGAGTTTCCCTTCGGCTATCAATCTGAAAGAGAATAACAAATACCTCAAATGGGTCATCTTCCCGGCCGCAGTTATCTGTGTAATTGCATTGGCAGCGCCATCAGTACTGACAGAGAGCACCAAACGGCTTATCCGTCATAACGAGTACTTTGCACCTCTGGCCCCTTTTCAGTTTGTGGTGCTAAACAAAAGTCTCTCGGCCGTGCAGGGTGAAGATGTAAAACTGGACCTCAAACTAACCGGCAACAACCTGCCTGCCGATGTTTATATAGAAACAGCCAATAATACTTTTAAGCTTGATAAAGAGAACCTCTCTCGCTTTCATTATATCTTTAATAATGTGCAGCAAAGTACCTCATTCAGGCTCTCGGCCAACGGGTTTTACTCGCAGCCGTATCAAATTAAAGTAAACCTGAAGCCATCGCTGCTGCATTTTGATGTGCAGCTAAGTTATCCGGCCTATCTGCATAAAAAGAATGAAACCGTTTTAAATGCCGGCGATCTGAATATCCCTGCCGGTACCACCGTTAAGTGGCAGCTGCACACGCAAAATGCCAACCGGGTGATTTTTAAGCTGAATGATGCCACTACCCCTATCGAAAATGGCAAAGACGGCTTATTTGAACATACCGAGCGCATCAGTGCCAATGCTGTTTACTCTTTAAAACCCGAAAACGGCAACATTACCCGCGGCGACTCTGCTGGATACCGCATCAATGTAATTACCGACGAAGCGCCAAGTATTACAGCCGATGAACGTGCCGATTCGGTAAGTACCAAGGCCATCTATTTTAATGGACGTGCACAGGATGATCATGGTTTTTCATCGCTTACTTTCCACTATACAGTTAATGCAGCTGGCGTAACAGGCGAAAAGAATTACAGCAAGCCTGTAAAAGCCGATCTGAGTCAAACCCAGGCAGATTTCTTCTATTTCTGGGATTTAAAAGACCTGCAGGTAAAACCCGGCGACCAGGTGCATTATTACTTTGAGGTTGCCGATAACGATGCCGTTAACGGCCCGAAAAAAGCGCGTACTGCAGAACATAGTCTCATTGTCCCTACGCAAAAAGAGCTGAATGAGCAGCTGAACGCCGGCAGCAAAGGCGTAATGGATAAAATGGCATCGGCCATTAAAATGGCTACGCAATTGGAGCGTGAGACGCAAAAACTGAATCAACTGCTGCTAAATAAAAATAACCTGTCTTTCGACGAGAAGAAACAGATCCAGGACTTGCTGCAGAAAAAGAAAGATCTGAATGACCTGGTAAAGCAAATTCAGGACGAGAACCGCAAAAACAACTATAACAGGCAGGAGAACCAGCAACAGGATCAGTCGCTTACCGATAAGCAGAAACAGATGGAGCAACTGCTCAACAATGTGCTCGATCCGCAAACGCAACAATTACTGGAGCAGCTGCAAAAACTACTGGAAGCCGAGCGCAAAGACTCCACCCGTGATGCCCTGAACCAGATGCAGAGCGATAATAAGAATCTGCGCAAAGAGCTCGACCGCATGCAGGCCCTCTATAAACGCCTGCAATTTGAACAGCAATTAAACCAAACCGCCAATCAACTGGAAAAACTGGCTAATGATCAGAATAAACTGGCCGATAAAACACAGCAGCCAAAAGATCAAAAAAATCAGAACCAACAGCAGCAAGCGGGCGATAAGAATCAACAGCAGCAAAACGGTCAGCAGCAGAACGGTGATAAAGACCAACAACCATCCAATCAACAGCAGCCTAATCAGCAGCAATTACAGCAGGAACAACAAAAGCTGAGCGAAGATTTTAAGCAGGTAGAGCAACAAATGGACGATCTGAAAAAGCAGAACGATCAACTGGAGCAAAAACAGGATATGCCCAATAACGAGCGGGATAAGCAGGAAGTGGAGCAGAATATGGAGAACAGCAAGCAAAACCTGCAAAAGAATGACCGGCAGAATGCATCAAAATCTCAGCGACAGGCCGCACAGCGCATGCAAAAAATGGCCCAGCAAATGCGCCAAAGCAGCGAGGATAGCGAGAGTGAGCAGAACTCTGTTGATGCCCAGCAATTACGCGAGTTATTAAAGAGCCTGGTTAACAGTTCATTTGAGCAGGAAAAGTTGATGCAAACCCTGAAGGGCACTAACATTAACGACCCTAACTATGTAACGCTGGCCCAGAAACAAAAAGATATCAAAGACAATCTTAAAACGGCAGAAGATACGTTATATTCATTAAGCAGGCGCATTCAGCAGATACAATCCACCGTAAATACCGAAATTAGCAGCATCAATGATCATATTGATAAAGCGTTGGAAAACCTGGGCGACCGCCGCACCGCCGAGGCTAACCGCAACCAGCAGTTCAGCATGACGTCTATGAACAACTTGGCTTTGATGCTGGCCGAAGCGCTGGATCATCTGCAAGATCAGATGAGCAAATCAAAAAGCGGCAAGGGCAAAAGTAAGCCCAACATGCAGCAGCTAAGCCGCATGCAGCAGCAGCTGAATAATAATATGCAGCGCATGCGGCAGCAAATGCAGCAACAAGGCAACAACATGAGCCGCAGCGAGCACCAGAGCCAAAGTGAACAACTGGCACGCATGGCAAGGGCCCAGCAACAGATCCGTCAGGAACTGGAGCGGATTAACCAGGAAGAAAATAAAGACGGTCGCAGCGGCATGGGCGATCTGCAAAAAATTGCCAAGCAAATGGAACAAACTGAGAACGATCTCGTAAACAGGAAAATAACTGAGGAATCTATAAAACGGCAACAGCAAATACAATCGCGTTTGCTGGAAGCCGAAAAAGCCGAGCAGGAACGCGAACAAGACCAAAAACGCCAGAGCAACGCCGGCAAAGATATGCCTCCGGGATACATCAAAGCCTTGCAGAACTATCAACAAACCCGGTCAAAACAAACCGAACAAATAAAAACTGTACCTGCGGCATTGAATTTGTATTATAAGCAAAAAATTAAATCGTACTTTGATCAACTTAATGCTAAATAG
- a CDS encoding ATP-binding protein: MQTAKVPTTELYTLQLPSRPASIIQLESLIENIADKHQVADDTFANMMTCLSEAVINAMVHGNQLDADKLVIVNAEVDQRRIVWTVTDEGEGFNPNQLPDPTAPENLEALTGRGVFIMKQLADQCIFNDRGNEIELHFKI, from the coding sequence ATGCAAACTGCTAAAGTGCCAACTACTGAGCTTTATACCCTGCAACTGCCGTCAAGGCCTGCAAGCATTATACAGCTTGAGAGTTTGATAGAAAATATAGCCGATAAACACCAGGTGGCTGATGACACCTTTGCCAATATGATGACTTGTTTGAGTGAAGCAGTTATCAATGCTATGGTACATGGCAACCAACTTGATGCCGATAAATTGGTAATTGTGAATGCCGAGGTAGACCAACGCCGCATTGTGTGGACAGTTACAGACGAGGGTGAAGGCTTCAACCCCAACCAGCTGCCTGACCCTACCGCTCCTGAAAACCTGGAGGCCCTAACCGGTCGCGGCGTATTTATTATGAAACAACTGGCAGACCAATGTATTTTTAACGATCGCGGAAACGAGATCGAGCTTCATTTTAAGATTTAA
- the ybeY gene encoding rRNA maturation RNase YbeY: MPSINFFEEDIVFKPKQKAALRQWIKDTCVAEGFRLKELNYIFCSDAYLLQINQQYLDHDTYTDIITFDNSEQEKVIVGDIFISAERIRENAEKFKVTEATELHRVMIHGALHLLGYPDKTPESKKLMTQKEDEYLAARTF; encoded by the coding sequence ATGCCGTCAATCAATTTTTTTGAGGAAGATATTGTCTTTAAACCCAAACAAAAAGCCGCCCTGCGGCAGTGGATTAAAGACACCTGTGTTGCCGAAGGTTTCAGGCTGAAAGAACTAAACTACATTTTCTGTTCTGACGCCTATTTGCTGCAAATCAATCAGCAATACCTAGATCACGATACTTATACCGATATCATCACCTTTGATAATTCTGAGCAGGAAAAGGTAATTGTAGGCGATATTTTTATTTCGGCAGAGCGCATTCGTGAGAACGCTGAAAAGTTCAAGGTTACAGAAGCTACCGAGCTGCACCGCGTAATGATCCACGGTGCTTTACACCTGCTTGGCTATCCGGATAAGACCCCCGAAAGTAAAAAGTTGATGACACAGAAGGAAGATGAGTATCTGGCGGCCAGAACTTTTTAA
- a CDS encoding glutathione peroxidase, with amino-acid sequence MKILSIMVALLFVAAPSSVYQFKLKNIDGKAFKLSDYKGKKILIVNTASKCGYTPQYKELEQLSETYKDKLVVVGFPANNFGGQEPGSASEIKTFCTGTYNVTFPMAEKVSVKGDDIAPLFKFLTEAPNPDFTGEIKWNFEKFLIDENGKLIHRFRSKTTPMSAELTKYLN; translated from the coding sequence ATGAAAATCCTCTCCATTATGGTTGCGTTGCTGTTTGTTGCAGCACCTAGCTCAGTTTATCAATTTAAACTAAAAAACATAGACGGTAAAGCCTTCAAACTGTCTGACTACAAAGGCAAAAAGATCCTTATTGTTAATACAGCTTCTAAATGCGGTTACACTCCGCAATACAAAGAGCTGGAGCAATTATCTGAAACCTACAAAGACAAATTAGTGGTGGTTGGTTTCCCGGCCAATAACTTTGGCGGACAGGAACCTGGCAGCGCATCAGAAATTAAAACCTTCTGTACCGGCACTTACAATGTAACCTTCCCAATGGCAGAGAAAGTTAGTGTTAAGGGTGATGACATTGCCCCGTTGTTTAAATTCCTGACAGAAGCACCAAACCCAGATTTTACCGGCGAAATTAAATGGAACTTTGAGAAATTCCTGATTGACGAAAACGGTAAACTCATCCACCGCTTCCGTTCAAAAACTACCCCTATGTCTGCAGAATTAACCAAATATCTCAACTAA
- a CDS encoding proline iminopeptidase-family hydrolase, with protein sequence MKPHVLLLSAALCFAACKQNPSTNTPSTADTSSHEVKTGGSKLIKVDGKYNIYTKKVGDGKIKVLLLNGGPGLPHDYMECFEDFLPKAGIEFYYYDQLGCGNSDTPKDTTLWIVPRYVEEVEQVRKGLGLDSFYIVGHSWGSMLAMEYLHKYQSHVKGAVLSDMTAGVKEYVAYAEQLKKKYFTPRDIVVFDSLSRLKKYDSEQYNTLLMTKLYANVLCRIPLEKWPEPLLRTFKKMNQPIYMQMQGPDEFQITGNFKNWEFWSRLPDIKTPILVLGAKYDEMNPEDLKREGKLLPNSRTYICPNGSHMAMYDDQQHYFGNLIAFLKDVDAGSFKPDAK encoded by the coding sequence ATGAAACCACATGTATTATTGCTTTCGGCCGCGTTATGTTTTGCCGCTTGCAAACAAAATCCATCAACAAATACCCCTTCAACAGCCGACACTTCATCTCATGAAGTAAAAACGGGTGGCAGCAAACTCATCAAGGTAGATGGTAAGTACAACATCTACACAAAAAAGGTAGGTGACGGAAAAATTAAGGTATTGCTACTTAACGGTGGCCCTGGCCTGCCGCATGATTATATGGAGTGCTTTGAAGATTTTTTACCAAAGGCCGGAATCGAGTTCTATTACTATGACCAGCTAGGCTGCGGTAACTCTGATACACCTAAAGATACCACACTTTGGATTGTACCGCGTTATGTAGAAGAAGTAGAGCAGGTACGTAAAGGTTTAGGGCTGGATAGTTTTTACATCGTCGGCCACTCCTGGGGCAGCATGCTGGCTATGGAGTATTTGCACAAGTATCAGTCGCACGTTAAGGGAGCCGTATTGTCTGATATGACGGCCGGCGTAAAAGAATATGTAGCCTATGCCGAGCAGTTAAAGAAAAAGTATTTCACCCCCCGTGATATTGTTGTCTTTGATTCGCTTTCGCGATTAAAAAAATATGATTCCGAACAATATAATACGCTCTTAATGACCAAATTGTATGCCAACGTACTTTGCCGTATACCCCTGGAAAAATGGCCGGAGCCATTACTACGCACCTTTAAAAAAATGAACCAACCCATTTACATGCAAATGCAGGGGCCAGATGAGTTTCAGATTACCGGAAACTTCAAAAACTGGGAATTTTGGAGCAGACTACCAGATATTAAAACCCCTATTCTGGTTTTGGGTGCTAAGTATGACGAAATGAATCCCGAAGATTTAAAGCGCGAGGGTAAATTACTGCCTAATAGTCGCACCTACATTTGCCCTAACGGCAGCCATATGGCTATGTATGATGATCAGCAGCATTATTTTGGCAATCTGATAGCTTTTTTGAAGGATGTAGATGCCGGAAGCTTTAAACCTGATGCGAAATAG
- a CDS encoding TetR/AcrR family transcriptional regulator, which yields MDKQTQILATALKLFVRFGFHGTPTARIAEEAGVANGTLFHYYKTKDELVVGLYNSIRDEFSAAIAKTIHADDFMAVRFKKMFVTSVHWALDNRDKYFYLQQFQLSPHVHQIPPEKLKEQISIQSQLITDAIHKRLLIQQPPELVLNLYNGQVMAVYQYLTSFELEEDEQRRLIHSVYELMWEMLKYNG from the coding sequence TTGGACAAGCAGACACAAATATTAGCGACAGCACTCAAGCTGTTTGTTAGGTTCGGCTTTCATGGAACGCCGACAGCCAGGATTGCAGAAGAAGCCGGCGTGGCCAACGGCACGCTCTTCCATTATTATAAAACCAAAGATGAGCTGGTTGTAGGGCTTTATAACAGCATCAGGGATGAGTTTTCTGCCGCTATAGCCAAAACCATTCATGCTGATGATTTTATGGCTGTACGTTTCAAAAAGATGTTTGTTACCTCGGTGCACTGGGCGTTGGACAATCGTGATAAATACTTTTACCTGCAGCAATTCCAATTATCGCCCCATGTGCACCAAATACCGCCCGAAAAGCTGAAAGAGCAAATCAGCATCCAAAGCCAGCTGATTACCGACGCCATCCATAAGCGGTTGCTTATTCAACAACCGCCAGAGTTGGTGCTCAATTTATATAATGGTCAGGTAATGGCTGTTTATCAATATCTTACCTCTTTTGAGCTGGAAGAAGACGAGCAACGCCGCTTGATTCACAGCGTTTATGAGCTGATGTGGGAGATGTTGAAGTATAATGGGTGA
- a CDS encoding MlaD family protein, translating to MKATSGQKIKIGLFVVVGLVVLFLGIFLIGNQKSMFNATFNVYGIFKNVSGLQVGNNVRFAGINVGVVDDITIVTDSSVKVTLTLNNSVKQFVKKDAKMAIGSDGLMGDKLVVINPGGIKSHEVVNDGDKLATVNPLDVDKLINKFTRIADNGAVLTENLGGIVEKINKGKGSLGRLLNNDKMAKDLEGTVRQAKTTIASVHTTSKTLNEDLTAAQHNFLLKGFFKKKQKAKQDSLKKIQEAKKKQQESNKE from the coding sequence ATGAAAGCAACATCGGGACAAAAAATAAAAATAGGACTCTTTGTAGTTGTTGGTCTGGTAGTGCTGTTTCTCGGCATCTTCCTGATAGGTAACCAAAAGAGCATGTTTAACGCAACGTTTAACGTTTACGGCATATTTAAGAACGTTAGCGGCCTGCAGGTGGGCAATAATGTGCGTTTTGCGGGCATTAACGTAGGTGTGGTAGATGATATTACTATTGTGACAGATAGTTCGGTAAAAGTGACGCTAACGCTTAATAACTCGGTTAAACAGTTTGTAAAGAAGGATGCCAAAATGGCCATTGGCAGCGACGGTTTAATGGGCGATAAGCTGGTAGTAATTAATCCGGGCGGTATAAAAAGCCATGAGGTAGTAAATGATGGCGATAAACTGGCTACCGTTAATCCACTGGATGTAGACAAGCTGATCAACAAGTTTACCAGGATTGCCGACAATGGCGCCGTCCTTACCGAAAACCTGGGTGGCATAGTAGAGAAGATAAATAAAGGCAAAGGTAGTCTGGGGCGGCTATTGAATAACGATAAAATGGCCAAAGACCTGGAAGGTACAGTTAGACAAGCCAAAACTACCATTGCCAGCGTACACACCACCAGCAAAACGCTTAATGAGGACTTAACCGCCGCCCAACATAATTTCCTGCTGAAAGGCTTCTTTAAAAAGAAACAGAAAGCCAAACAAGATTCATTGAAGAAGATCCAGGAGGCAAAGAAGAAACAGCAGGAGAGCAATAAGGAATAA